In the Burkholderia cenocepacia genome, one interval contains:
- a CDS encoding DUF3999 domain-containing protein, with protein sequence MKRLAALLGLSLLASFAAADGAPNAGRVTQRFALDLDGSAAYYQLTVPQPVYAASRRDDLGDVRIFNGAGEPVPYSLDAPAAAAPAVPPSRAPVHWFPLPPARAEHGNAPLGVTVGPDGALRAAVASPSRPGRGADLVDLSHTDGSIDALLVHVDDDSYQGRVAVEASDDLRSWRPLGSTQLLKVGRGNDMLVQERIALDGAAPRYLRLDWLDGAPAIASIDVETHPRDARGTDTASVPRQWRGAVRIRAGAAPGEYLFDTDGAYPVDRVRIDLPQPNTVARATLQSRADARAPWRDVAGAVLFRLQGKGGEQRNPPLEFIANTDRAWRIVVDMRNGGLGSGQPAIAIGWHPAALTFVARGTPPFTLGVGDASLVSSAVSRDALLVGMAPEVRPARVGAALPASAVAPAAAADADAGRRYVLWGALVVAVGVLGAIAWRVAKAGSDTRSRDE encoded by the coding sequence ATGAAACGACTCGCCGCCCTGCTCGGGCTGAGCCTGCTCGCGTCGTTCGCGGCCGCCGACGGCGCGCCGAACGCCGGCCGCGTCACGCAGCGCTTCGCGCTCGACCTCGACGGCAGCGCCGCGTATTACCAGCTCACCGTGCCGCAGCCCGTGTATGCGGCGAGCCGGCGCGACGATCTCGGCGACGTGCGTATCTTCAACGGCGCGGGCGAGCCGGTGCCGTACTCGCTCGACGCACCCGCCGCGGCCGCGCCCGCCGTGCCGCCGTCCCGCGCGCCGGTGCACTGGTTCCCGCTGCCGCCCGCGCGCGCCGAGCACGGCAACGCGCCGCTCGGCGTGACGGTCGGCCCGGACGGCGCGCTGCGCGCGGCCGTCGCGTCGCCTTCGCGCCCTGGGCGCGGCGCGGACCTCGTCGACCTGTCGCATACCGACGGCAGCATCGACGCACTGCTCGTGCACGTGGACGACGACAGCTACCAGGGGCGCGTGGCCGTCGAAGCCAGCGACGACCTGCGCAGTTGGCGGCCGCTCGGCAGCACGCAGTTGCTGAAGGTCGGCCGCGGCAACGACATGCTGGTGCAGGAACGCATCGCGCTCGACGGCGCGGCGCCGCGCTACCTGCGACTCGACTGGCTCGACGGCGCGCCCGCGATCGCGTCGATCGACGTCGAGACGCATCCGCGCGACGCACGCGGCACCGATACGGCGTCCGTGCCGCGCCAGTGGCGCGGCGCCGTACGGATACGCGCCGGCGCCGCGCCGGGCGAGTATCTGTTCGACACCGACGGCGCGTATCCGGTCGATCGCGTGCGCATCGACCTGCCGCAGCCGAACACCGTCGCCCGCGCGACGCTGCAAAGCCGCGCCGATGCACGGGCGCCGTGGCGCGACGTCGCTGGCGCCGTGCTGTTCCGGCTGCAGGGCAAGGGCGGCGAGCAGCGCAATCCGCCGCTCGAGTTCATCGCGAACACGGATCGCGCGTGGCGCATCGTCGTCGACATGCGCAACGGCGGGCTCGGCAGCGGCCAGCCGGCCATCGCGATCGGGTGGCATCCGGCCGCGCTGACCTTCGTCGCGCGCGGCACGCCGCCGTTTACGCTCGGCGTGGGCGACGCGTCGCTCGTGTCGTCGGCCGTGAGCCGCGACGCACTGCTGGTCGGCATGGCGCCCGAAGTGCGGCCCGCCCGCGTCGGCGCGGCGCTGCCGGCATCGGCCGTCGCGCCGGCGGCAGCCGCCGATGCGGATGCCGGGCGCCGCTACGTGCTGTGGGGCGCGCTGGTGGTGGCGGTCGGTGTGCTCGGCGCGATCGCATGGCGCGTCGCGAAAGCCGGCAGCGACACGCGCAGCCGCGACGAGTGA
- a CDS encoding GNAT family N-acetyltransferase, with translation MSIPWNAIADPTPAAPPSRCVDRVIVRRFDPAIDSYAQLTPMLHRAFARLGAMGLNCTCVDQDEDVTRCRAEAGECYVAVCGGRVVGTATLYATDPSSACSLYRREGVASVRQVAVDPACQSRGIGALLLSFAEQWAALRGYALLALDTPHPAAHLLAFYGAQGFEVVDVMRFAGKRYDSAILCKRPVAHAVRRVSPVSRLAARVAAVRRVMLAWAPRIVAVARRESGVRRAGRFAARRAAGAASCRSSPWRPRQHGRFMAR, from the coding sequence ATGTCGATACCCTGGAACGCGATCGCCGACCCCACCCCTGCCGCGCCGCCTTCACGGTGCGTCGATCGGGTGATCGTCCGGCGTTTCGATCCGGCAATCGACAGCTATGCACAACTGACGCCGATGCTGCACCGCGCGTTCGCGCGGCTCGGTGCGATGGGGCTCAACTGCACGTGCGTCGATCAGGACGAAGACGTCACGCGCTGCCGCGCGGAAGCGGGCGAGTGCTATGTCGCAGTGTGCGGCGGGCGTGTCGTCGGTACGGCCACGCTGTATGCGACCGATCCGTCGTCGGCCTGCTCGCTGTACCGGCGCGAAGGCGTCGCGAGCGTGCGCCAGGTGGCGGTGGACCCGGCTTGCCAGAGCCGCGGGATCGGCGCGTTGCTGCTGTCGTTCGCCGAGCAGTGGGCCGCGTTGCGCGGCTATGCGCTGCTCGCGCTGGATACGCCGCATCCTGCTGCGCACCTGCTGGCGTTTTACGGCGCGCAGGGCTTCGAGGTGGTCGACGTGATGCGCTTCGCCGGCAAGCGCTACGACAGCGCGATCCTGTGCAAGCGGCCCGTTGCCCATGCCGTGCGCCGCGTGTCTCCGGTATCGCGGCTGGCCGCGCGCGTGGCGGCCGTGCGGCGTGTCATGCTGGCGTGGGCGCCGCGCATCGTCGCGGTGGCGCGGCGCGAGTCGGGCGTGCGTCGCGCCGGACGTTTCGCGGCGCGCCGCGCGGCTGGCGCGGCCAGTTGCCGGTCGTCGCCGTGGCGACCGCGTCAGCACGGCCGCTTCATGGCTCGATAG
- a CDS encoding NIPSNAP family protein gives MITCFLRYVVDPYKLVEFETYGKMWIPLVEQFGGTHHGYFLPSEGASNIALAMFSFPSLAEYERYRERSKDDPACQAAFRYAEETRCIVSYERNFFRPVFE, from the coding sequence ATGATCACCTGCTTCCTTCGCTACGTCGTCGATCCGTACAAACTCGTCGAATTCGAAACCTACGGCAAGATGTGGATTCCGCTCGTCGAGCAGTTCGGCGGCACGCATCACGGCTACTTCCTGCCGTCCGAAGGCGCGAGCAACATCGCGCTCGCGATGTTCTCGTTCCCGAGCCTCGCCGAATACGAACGCTACCGCGAACGCTCGAAGGACGATCCGGCCTGCCAGGCCGCGTTCCGCTACGCGGAGGAAACGCGCTGCATCGTCAGCTACGAGCGCAACTTCTTCCGGCCGGTGTTCGAGTAA
- a CDS encoding NADPH-dependent FMN reductase has protein sequence MTAFDQHRRPFVVGIGGTTRAASSTERALSFALRGAQAAGARTRLFDGPFLHTLPHYAPEHKTLTDAQRELIDAVRQADAIIIATPGYHGGVSGLVKNALDTLEELRADERPYLDGRAVGLIVTAYGWQAAGTVLTSLRSIVHALRGWPTPFGATVNTLETRFESADSCSDPKVVAQLETVGTQAAEFALAFASHRAASHAASVDALAPVLKVANQ, from the coding sequence TTGACTGCATTCGATCAACACCGCCGCCCGTTCGTCGTCGGCATCGGCGGGACCACCCGAGCCGCATCGTCCACCGAACGCGCGCTGTCGTTCGCACTGCGCGGCGCGCAGGCCGCCGGCGCACGCACACGCCTGTTCGACGGCCCGTTCCTGCATACGCTGCCGCACTACGCCCCCGAACACAAAACGCTGACCGACGCGCAGCGCGAGCTGATCGACGCCGTGCGCCAGGCCGACGCGATCATCATCGCGACGCCCGGCTATCACGGCGGCGTGTCCGGTCTCGTGAAGAACGCCCTCGACACGCTCGAGGAGCTGCGCGCGGACGAACGCCCGTATCTCGACGGCCGCGCGGTCGGCCTGATCGTCACCGCGTACGGCTGGCAGGCGGCCGGCACCGTGCTGACGTCGCTGCGCTCGATCGTCCATGCGCTGCGCGGCTGGCCGACGCCGTTCGGCGCCACCGTCAACACGCTGGAAACGCGCTTCGAAAGCGCCGACAGCTGCTCGGACCCGAAGGTCGTCGCGCAACTCGAGACGGTCGGCACGCAAGCCGCCGAATTCGCGCTCGCGTTCGCGTCGCATCGCGCGGCCTCGCACGCGGCATCGGTCGATGCGCTTGCGCCCGTACTGAAGGTCGCCAACCAGTAA